Proteins encoded in a region of the Pigmentiphaga litoralis genome:
- a CDS encoding gluconokinase gives MSGTAVVVMGVSGCGKSTVGKACAEALGWDFVDGDDFHSDASIAKMRAGEPLTDSDRAEWLHRLSELLADAHAEHRQLFLPCSALRRAYREQLRSAHPGLRFVFLSLTQDDSLARVSQRHGHFFAPALVASQFATLEAPANEDGVLTVDAMLPVETLVDQVSTWLNRA, from the coding sequence ATGAGCGGTACGGCCGTGGTGGTCATGGGCGTGTCAGGCTGCGGCAAGTCCACTGTGGGCAAAGCTTGCGCCGAGGCCCTGGGCTGGGACTTTGTCGACGGCGACGATTTCCATTCCGACGCCAGCATTGCCAAGATGCGCGCCGGCGAACCCCTGACCGACAGTGACCGCGCCGAATGGCTGCACCGCCTGTCCGAATTGCTGGCAGACGCCCATGCGGAACATCGGCAGCTGTTCCTGCCCTGCTCTGCCCTGCGCCGTGCCTATCGTGAACAATTGCGCAGCGCCCATCCGGGCCTGCGCTTCGTCTTCCTGTCGTTGACGCAAGACGATTCGCTGGCCCGGGTCAGCCAGCGCCATGGCCACTTTTTTGCGCCTGCCCTGGTCGCCAGCCAGTTCGCCACACTGGAAGCGCCGGCCAATGAAGACGGTGTGTTGACGGTCGACGCCATGCTTCCCGTCGAAACCCTGGTCGATCAAGTGAGCACCTGGCTCAATCGCGCGTAA
- a CDS encoding LON peptidase substrate-binding domain-containing protein, with amino-acid sequence MHIPLFPLGNPLFPDGVMHLQIFEVRYLDMIKKSIANETPFGVVPLLSGREVRTPESGEVLASAGTLARIDEWAAPMAGLMQLRCSGTQRFRLTSTEQGKFGLWMGEAELIEAEEIITTLPGSLMPTVNALGKLIADMQHRGVPVSQMPIGTPYRLDEAGWVANRWCELLPLPVPESQAMLLEPDPLVRLQQVQDFMNERGLLS; translated from the coding sequence ATGCACATTCCCCTTTTCCCCCTAGGCAACCCCCTGTTTCCCGATGGGGTGATGCACCTGCAGATCTTCGAGGTGCGCTACCTCGACATGATCAAGAAAAGCATCGCCAACGAAACCCCCTTTGGCGTGGTGCCGCTGCTGAGCGGCCGCGAAGTCCGCACGCCCGAAAGCGGCGAAGTGCTGGCATCGGCCGGCACGCTGGCGCGCATCGACGAATGGGCGGCGCCCATGGCCGGGCTGATGCAGCTGCGCTGTTCAGGCACCCAGCGTTTCCGGCTGACATCCACCGAGCAGGGCAAGTTCGGCCTGTGGATGGGCGAAGCCGAACTGATCGAGGCCGAGGAAATCATCACCACCCTTCCCGGTTCGCTGATGCCCACGGTCAATGCCCTGGGCAAGCTGATCGCCGACATGCAGCACCGCGGCGTGCCGGTCAGCCAGATGCCCATCGGCACCCCGTACCGGCTGGACGAAGCCGGCTGGGTGGCCAACCGCTGGTGCGAACTGCTGCCCCTGCCCGTGCCGGAAAGCCAGGCGATGCTGCTGGAACCCGATCCCCTGGTTCGCCTGCAGCAGGTGCAGGACTTCATGAACGAGCGCGGTCTGCTGTCATGA
- a CDS encoding aminotransferase-like domain-containing protein: MPTPPSAATRIDTVMAAIRARISSRACLPGSRLPSVRAQAQSMGVSVSTVVEAYDRLVADGSISARPGSGFYVAGPVAPLALAQLGPPRDRDVDPLWVSRQSLEADPDVLKPGCGWLPASWMYEAGMRKALRAAARADVATLADYATPLGHPALRQLLARRLAQQGIDVPASQVMLAESGTQAVDLICRFLLQPGDTVLVDDPCYFNFHALLKAHRVTAVGVPYTPTGPDLEAFAAALQAHSPRLYITNAGIHNPTGATLSPVTAHRLLKLADASDLVIVEDDIFADFEETAAPRLAAYDGLTRVIQIGSFSKTISASLRCGYIAARGDWIDSLADLKLATSFGGGRLAADVLYTALTDSGYRKHMESVRRRLAQARSTTLSRLEAIGITPWLVPQAGMFLWCALPDGNDAATLARACLADGVVLAPGNAFSLSLRAGGFLRFNAAQAGDPRVTEVLARAMQA; the protein is encoded by the coding sequence ATGCCCACCCCACCTTCCGCTGCAACCCGCATCGACACCGTCATGGCCGCCATCCGTGCGCGAATCAGCTCGCGCGCCTGCCTGCCCGGGAGCCGGCTGCCGTCCGTCAGGGCGCAGGCCCAGTCCATGGGCGTCTCGGTGTCCACCGTGGTCGAAGCGTATGACCGTCTGGTCGCGGACGGCAGCATCAGCGCCCGCCCGGGATCCGGCTTCTATGTGGCCGGTCCCGTCGCGCCGCTTGCCCTTGCGCAACTCGGTCCGCCACGCGATCGCGACGTCGACCCGCTCTGGGTGTCGCGGCAGTCGCTCGAAGCCGATCCCGACGTGTTGAAACCGGGCTGCGGCTGGTTGCCGGCCTCATGGATGTACGAAGCCGGCATGCGCAAGGCGCTGCGCGCCGCGGCCCGCGCCGACGTAGCCACCTTGGCGGATTACGCCACGCCCCTGGGCCACCCGGCCCTGCGGCAATTGCTGGCCCGGCGCCTGGCGCAGCAAGGGATCGACGTGCCGGCCAGCCAGGTCATGCTGGCCGAATCCGGCACGCAAGCCGTCGACCTGATCTGCCGGTTCCTGCTGCAGCCCGGCGACACGGTGCTGGTGGACGACCCGTGTTATTTCAACTTTCATGCGCTGCTGAAAGCGCATCGCGTCACGGCAGTTGGCGTGCCGTACACCCCGACCGGGCCGGACCTGGAGGCATTCGCGGCCGCGCTGCAGGCGCATTCGCCCCGGCTCTACATCACCAACGCAGGCATCCACAACCCGACCGGCGCCACCCTGTCACCCGTCACCGCACACCGGCTGCTCAAGCTGGCCGACGCGTCCGACCTGGTGATCGTCGAAGACGACATCTTCGCGGACTTCGAGGAGACCGCCGCGCCCCGGCTGGCGGCCTACGACGGCCTGACCCGGGTGATCCAGATCGGCAGTTTTTCCAAGACCATCTCGGCGTCCTTGCGCTGCGGCTACATCGCGGCCCGGGGCGACTGGATCGACAGCCTGGCCGACCTGAAGCTGGCCACCAGCTTTGGCGGCGGGCGGCTGGCCGCCGACGTGCTGTACACCGCGCTGACAGACAGCGGCTATCGCAAGCACATGGAATCGGTGCGCCGCCGCCTGGCCCAGGCGCGCAGCACCACCTTGTCGCGGCTGGAAGCGATCGGCATCACCCCGTGGCTGGTGCCGCAGGCAGGCATGTTCCTGTGGTGCGCCCTGCCCGATGGCAACGATGCAGCCACCCTGGCCCGGGCCTGCCTGGCCGACGGCGTGGTGCTGGCGCCCGGCAATGCCTTCAGCCTGTCGCTGCGGGCTGGCGGCTTCTTGCGATTCAATGCGGCGCAGGCAGGCGATCCGCGCGTGACCGAGGTGCTGGCGCGCGCGATGCAGGCGTGA
- a CDS encoding DMT family transporter, with protein sequence MDRATGAWVNGLIGVVIFAGSLPATRVAVAAFDPLFLTSARATIAAALGGLLLIGLRQRRPALKDLAPLAIVALGCVLGFPLLTALALQHVSSAHSIVFIGLLPIFTALFGVLRGGERPRAAFWAFSLAGSACVVGFAIAGAMPAKGALSASGGGNVIQGDLLMLAAIVVCGLGYAEGARLSRRLGGWQVISWALVLSLPVMVPVALWTLPSSWAHVTAPAWWGFGYVSVFSMLIGFIFWYRGLAMGGIAGVGQLQLLQPFFGLALAALLLHEAVSAMMLAVTLCAVGCVAGAKRFAS encoded by the coding sequence ATGGACAGAGCAACCGGCGCCTGGGTGAACGGCTTGATCGGCGTGGTCATTTTTGCAGGGTCCCTGCCGGCGACGCGCGTGGCGGTCGCGGCGTTCGACCCGCTGTTTCTGACCAGTGCTCGAGCGACGATCGCCGCTGCGCTTGGCGGGTTGCTGTTGATCGGCCTGCGTCAGCGCCGGCCCGCGCTCAAGGACCTGGCGCCGCTTGCCATCGTGGCGCTCGGCTGCGTGCTCGGATTTCCGCTGCTGACCGCGCTGGCCTTGCAGCACGTGTCGTCGGCGCATTCCATCGTCTTTATCGGCTTGCTGCCGATCTTCACGGCGCTGTTCGGCGTGCTGCGCGGTGGCGAGCGGCCTCGCGCCGCGTTCTGGGCGTTTTCGCTGGCAGGCAGCGCGTGTGTCGTCGGATTTGCCATCGCCGGCGCGATGCCGGCCAAGGGCGCCTTGAGCGCGTCGGGTGGCGGCAACGTCATTCAAGGTGACCTGCTGATGCTGGCTGCGATTGTGGTCTGCGGCCTGGGCTATGCCGAAGGCGCGCGGCTGTCCCGCCGGCTTGGCGGCTGGCAGGTGATCAGCTGGGCGCTGGTGCTGTCCTTGCCAGTCATGGTGCCCGTTGCACTGTGGACGCTGCCGTCGTCATGGGCCCACGTGACCGCGCCGGCCTGGTGGGGCTTCGGCTACGTGTCCGTCTTCAGCATGCTGATCGGTTTCATCTTCTGGTATCGCGGGCTGGCCATGGGCGGCATTGCCGGTGTCGGGCAACTGCAGTTGCTGCAGCCCTTCTTTGGCCTGGCGCTGGCCGCCTTGCTGCTGCACGAAGCGGTCAGCGCGATGATGCTGGCCGTGACCCTGTGCGCCGTGGGCTGCGTGGCGGGCGCGAAAAGGTTCGCATCATGA
- a CDS encoding catalase: MTKLTTATGAHVADNQNSRTAGARGPVLLEDFHLLEKLQHFNRERIPERVVHAKGSGAYGVFEVTKDISQYTCADLFSGIGKKTDVLFRFSTVGGEKGSADTDRDPRGFAMKFYTEEGNWDLVGNNTPVFFIRDGIKFPDFIHTQKRDPLTNLKSPTMKWDFWSLSPESLHQVTILFSDRGTPDGYRHMHGFGSHTFSLINAEGQRVWCKFHFLTLQGIKNLDPADATRLAGTDPDYAQRDLFESIEAGNFPRWSVNIQVMTEAQAMSTPFDPFDLTKVWPHGDFPLIEVGVVTLNRNPENFFAEIEQAAFSPSSIVRGIGFSPDKMLQARLFAYHDAHLYRVGTNYQALPANRSKVEVRNYQRDGAMRFDGNSGRAPNYEPNSYADAPKEDPAYRETPLALDGPADRYNHRVGNDDYTQAGDLYRLMSPEQKAQLISNIVGDMKTVPREIQIRQIAHFTKADPAYGAGVAQGLGIDR; this comes from the coding sequence ATGACCAAGCTCACCACCGCCACCGGCGCCCACGTCGCCGACAACCAGAATTCCCGCACTGCCGGCGCCCGCGGTCCTGTGCTGCTCGAAGACTTCCACCTGCTTGAAAAGCTGCAGCACTTCAACCGTGAACGCATTCCCGAGCGTGTCGTGCACGCCAAGGGGTCGGGCGCCTATGGCGTGTTCGAAGTGACCAAGGACATCAGCCAGTACACCTGTGCCGACCTGTTTTCGGGCATCGGCAAGAAAACCGACGTGCTGTTCCGCTTTTCCACCGTCGGCGGCGAGAAAGGCTCGGCCGATACCGATCGCGACCCGCGCGGCTTCGCGATGAAGTTCTATACCGAAGAAGGCAATTGGGACCTGGTGGGCAACAACACCCCCGTCTTCTTCATTCGTGACGGCATCAAGTTTCCCGACTTCATCCACACGCAAAAGCGCGATCCGCTCACCAACCTGAAAAGCCCCACCATGAAGTGGGACTTCTGGTCCTTGTCGCCCGAATCGCTGCACCAGGTCACCATCCTTTTCTCGGATCGCGGCACGCCGGACGGCTATCGCCACATGCACGGTTTCGGCAGCCACACGTTCAGCCTGATCAACGCCGAAGGCCAGCGCGTCTGGTGCAAGTTCCACTTCCTGACGCTGCAAGGCATCAAGAACCTGGACCCGGCCGACGCCACCCGCCTGGCCGGCACGGACCCGGACTACGCGCAGCGCGATCTGTTCGAGTCGATCGAAGCCGGCAACTTCCCGCGCTGGAGCGTCAACATCCAGGTGATGACCGAAGCGCAGGCCATGAGCACGCCGTTTGATCCGTTCGACCTGACCAAGGTGTGGCCGCATGGCGACTTCCCGCTGATCGAAGTGGGCGTCGTCACGCTGAACCGCAACCCCGAAAACTTCTTTGCCGAGATCGAGCAGGCCGCGTTTTCGCCGTCGTCCATCGTGCGCGGCATTGGCTTCAGTCCCGACAAGATGCTGCAGGCCCGCCTGTTTGCCTACCACGATGCGCACCTGTATCGCGTCGGCACCAACTACCAGGCCTTGCCGGCCAACCGGTCGAAGGTGGAAGTTCGCAACTATCAGCGTGACGGCGCGATGCGCTTCGACGGCAACAGTGGCCGCGCGCCGAACTACGAGCCGAACAGCTACGCCGATGCGCCCAAGGAAGACCCGGCTTACCGTGAAACGCCGCTGGCGCTGGATGGCCCGGCCGACCGGTACAACCACCGCGTGGGCAACGACGATTACACGCAAGCCGGCGATCTGTACCGCCTGATGAGCCCGGAACAGAAGGCGCAGCTGATCTCGAACATCGTAGGCGACATGAAGACCGTGCCGCGCGAGATCCAGATCCGCCAGATCGCCCACTTCACCAAGGCCGACCCGGCTTATGGCGCGGGTGTTGCGCAGGGTCTGGGCATCGATCGTTGA
- a CDS encoding ABC transporter permease has translation MTTRDWRAGELKLLGLALVIAVASVTSVGFLADRIRLALERDAGQLLGADLVINADAPVSPELRERAQAAGLTVADTLQFPSMASAGQGDAQRSQLASLKAVAPGYPLRGNLRVAQAPDGPDQVTRDVPPPGKVWVDGQLLALLDVKMGDSITLGDKSFQIDRVIVIEPDKGMNFINVAPRVMIRTDDVAATGLIAFGSRVTYRTLIAGKPGDIRGFSSWLNEHLSRGQRVDSIESGRPEMRQTIDRAQQFLSLVALLAALLAAVAVALSARRFTLRHIESVAVMRCLGATQSHLTRLFAVEFFIVAVIAAAVGSAIGYAAHEGLIFALGGLITSDLPPASPLPAFQGFLAGVWLLLGFALPPLAQLRHVPPVRVLRRDTGVPQARTALGYALGALGFCLLLVWFARDLRLGLMIAGGFLGGFAVFAGVAWFGVRLLEPVRHWRHGSVALRFALAGVVRRRGATVAQVCALAIGLMALLLLSITRTDLVEGWRRSAPADAPNRFVINIQPEQRDLIAQRLKEAGLPQVELYPMVRGRLIEVNGAPIGPDQFEDERAKRLVDREFNLSYMRDLPGHNRVEAGQWLAPGQAEVSMETGIAKTLNLKLGDQLKYDIAGNIVDVKVTSLRALDWDSMKVNFFAIMSPQVLEPMPQSWITSIHLPESKVGFTNALIKEFPNLTIFDTGAILRQVQSVLDQVIAAVQFLFLFTLAAGCLVLYAALASTRDERVREAGLLRALGATRRQLSMAQWLELSAIGALAGLLASVGATAVAWALARFVFNFALSPNVWVWFAGLGIGIGCAVIGGWMGLRGVLRQPPLATLREA, from the coding sequence ATGACCACACGCGACTGGCGCGCGGGCGAACTCAAACTGCTGGGACTGGCACTGGTCATTGCCGTGGCATCGGTCACCAGCGTGGGATTCCTGGCGGACCGGATCCGGCTTGCGCTGGAACGTGACGCGGGCCAGTTGCTGGGCGCCGACCTGGTGATCAACGCCGATGCGCCCGTGTCGCCCGAACTGCGGGAACGCGCGCAGGCGGCCGGCCTGACGGTGGCTGATACGCTGCAGTTTCCGTCCATGGCCAGTGCGGGGCAGGGCGACGCCCAGCGCTCCCAGCTGGCGTCGCTGAAGGCGGTGGCGCCAGGGTATCCGTTGCGGGGCAATTTGCGGGTGGCGCAGGCGCCCGATGGCCCGGACCAGGTCACCCGCGACGTTCCCCCACCCGGCAAGGTCTGGGTGGACGGCCAGTTGCTGGCGCTGCTGGATGTGAAGATGGGCGATTCCATCACGCTGGGTGACAAGTCCTTCCAAATCGATCGGGTAATCGTGATCGAGCCCGACAAGGGCATGAACTTCATCAATGTGGCGCCCCGCGTCATGATCCGTACCGATGACGTGGCCGCGACCGGACTGATCGCTTTCGGCAGCCGCGTCACCTACCGCACCCTGATCGCCGGCAAGCCCGGCGACATCCGCGGTTTTTCCAGCTGGCTGAACGAGCACCTGAGCCGCGGTCAGCGCGTCGATTCGATCGAATCGGGCCGCCCGGAAATGCGCCAGACCATCGACCGCGCACAGCAATTCCTGTCCTTGGTGGCCTTGCTGGCGGCGTTGCTGGCCGCGGTTGCGGTGGCCCTGTCGGCTCGCCGGTTCACGCTGCGTCACATTGAAAGCGTGGCGGTCATGCGTTGCCTGGGGGCCACCCAGTCGCACCTGACGCGGCTGTTTGCGGTGGAATTTTTTATCGTCGCGGTCATTGCTGCGGCGGTCGGCAGCGCGATCGGCTATGCCGCGCATGAAGGGCTGATCTTTGCGTTGGGCGGCCTGATCACGTCCGACCTTCCCCCGGCGTCCCCGTTGCCAGCCTTCCAGGGTTTCCTGGCGGGCGTCTGGCTGCTGCTGGGCTTTGCGTTGCCGCCGCTGGCGCAGCTGCGCCATGTGCCGCCCGTGCGCGTGCTGCGCCGGGACACGGGCGTTCCGCAGGCGCGCACGGCATTGGGCTATGCGTTGGGGGCGCTGGGCTTCTGCCTGCTGCTGGTCTGGTTCGCACGCGACCTGCGCCTGGGCCTCATGATCGCCGGTGGCTTTTTGGGCGGCTTTGCCGTGTTCGCGGGCGTGGCGTGGTTTGGCGTCCGGCTGCTGGAACCGGTGCGCCATTGGCGGCATGGGTCGGTGGCGCTGCGCTTCGCGCTGGCCGGCGTGGTACGCCGCCGCGGCGCCACGGTGGCGCAGGTGTGCGCCCTGGCGATCGGCCTGATGGCCTTGTTGCTGTTGTCCATTACCCGGACCGACCTGGTCGAAGGGTGGCGTCGGTCGGCGCCGGCCGACGCGCCCAATCGGTTCGTGATCAACATCCAGCCGGAACAGCGCGATCTGATCGCCCAGCGCCTGAAAGAAGCCGGGCTGCCGCAGGTCGAGCTCTACCCCATGGTGCGCGGCCGCCTGATCGAAGTGAACGGCGCGCCCATCGGCCCCGACCAGTTCGAAGACGAACGGGCCAAGCGCCTGGTGGATCGAGAATTCAATCTGTCGTACATGCGTGATCTGCCGGGCCACAACCGGGTGGAAGCGGGTCAGTGGCTCGCGCCCGGGCAGGCCGAGGTATCGATGGAAACCGGCATTGCCAAGACCCTGAACCTGAAGCTGGGCGACCAGCTCAAGTACGACATTGCCGGCAATATCGTCGATGTGAAGGTGACCAGCCTGCGCGCGCTCGACTGGGATTCCATGAAGGTCAATTTCTTTGCGATCATGTCGCCGCAGGTGCTCGAACCCATGCCGCAAAGCTGGATCACGTCGATCCATCTGCCCGAGTCGAAGGTGGGCTTTACCAACGCGCTGATCAAGGAATTTCCGAACCTGACCATCTTCGACACCGGCGCCATTCTGCGCCAGGTGCAGTCGGTGCTCGATCAGGTGATCGCCGCCGTGCAGTTCCTGTTCCTCTTCACGCTGGCCGCCGGGTGCCTGGTGCTGTATGCGGCGCTGGCCTCGACGCGCGACGAACGCGTGCGCGAAGCCGGCCTGCTTCGGGCGCTGGGCGCCACGCGCCGGCAGTTGTCGATGGCACAGTGGCTGGAACTGTCGGCCATAGGCGCGCTGGCCGGGCTGCTGGCATCGGTCGGTGCGACGGCGGTGGCCTGGGCCCTGGCGCGTTTCGTGTTCAACTTCGCGCTGTCGCCCAATGTGTGGGTATGGTTTGCCGGGCTGGGCATCGGCATCGGCTGCGCGGTGATTGGCGGCTGGATGGGCCTGCGCGGTGTGCTGCGCCAGCCGCCGCTGGCCACCCTGCGCGAAGCGTGA
- a CDS encoding group II truncated hemoglobin, giving the protein MNDTTSTIPATQPMTPTDHTRTVYELIGGEARVKELVDRFYDLMDLDNDLKELRAAHGPSLENARNRLFWFLCGWMGGPDHYVSQFGHPRLRMRHMPFAIGSQERDQWVLCMGRAMQDVGVEPGLAERLLASFFNTADWMRNRNT; this is encoded by the coding sequence ATGAACGACACGACAAGCACCATTCCGGCCACGCAGCCGATGACCCCGACAGACCACACCCGCACGGTGTACGAGCTGATCGGCGGTGAAGCGCGCGTCAAGGAATTGGTGGACAGGTTCTACGACTTGATGGACCTGGACAACGATCTGAAGGAACTGCGCGCGGCGCATGGGCCGTCGCTCGAAAACGCCCGCAACCGCCTGTTCTGGTTCCTGTGCGGCTGGATGGGCGGCCCGGACCATTACGTCAGCCAGTTCGGCCATCCGCGCTTGCGGATGCGGCACATGCCGTTTGCCATCGGCAGCCAGGAACGCGACCAGTGGGTGCTGTGCATGGGCCGCGCGATGCAGGACGTCGGCGTGGAACCAGGCCTGGCCGAACGGCTGCTGGCGTCGTTCTTCAATACCGCCGACTGGATGCGCAACCGCAACACCTGA
- a CDS encoding DNA recombination protein RmuC — MRGLRTELTHSLTQNQQALGGQQAQQAQLLHQQLDAFSQNLSTLTAHLQERFDHLRTSLARDAVAAREEGAASLQGFADRFEQQLRVLTEANERRMTDVRNVVETRLKDMQADNGVKLEEMRRTVDEKLHATLEQRLGESFKLVSDRLESVHKGLGEMQTLAAGVGDLKRVLTNVKSRGTWGEVQLGMLIEQIMTPAQYGRNVKPIPGSDELVEFAIRLPGRGDGGVPVWLPIDAKFPKEEYERLVDAQDRADVEAVRSAGVAFERGVELEGKRIGTKYVAPPHTTDFAIMFLPTEGLYAEVLRRTALMDRLQALRINVAGPSNLSALLNSLQMGFRTLAIEQRSSEVWNVLGAVKSEFGKFGEALASVKKTLETASNKIGQTETRTRAMLRNLKSVEALPETEAQRLLGTRPEDMASEEADDAAASPG, encoded by the coding sequence ATGCGTGGGCTGCGCACGGAACTGACGCACAGCCTGACCCAGAATCAGCAGGCGTTGGGCGGCCAGCAGGCCCAACAGGCGCAGCTGCTGCATCAGCAGCTGGACGCCTTCTCGCAAAATTTGAGCACGCTCACCGCGCATCTGCAGGAACGGTTCGATCACCTGCGCACGTCGCTGGCGCGCGATGCCGTGGCGGCCCGGGAAGAGGGCGCTGCGTCCCTGCAAGGCTTTGCCGATCGCTTCGAACAACAGCTGCGCGTGCTGACCGAAGCGAACGAGCGCCGCATGACCGACGTGCGCAACGTGGTCGAAACGCGCCTGAAAGACATGCAGGCCGACAACGGCGTCAAGCTTGAAGAAATGCGCCGCACCGTCGATGAGAAGCTGCACGCCACGCTTGAACAGCGGCTTGGGGAATCGTTCAAGCTGGTGTCTGACCGCCTGGAATCCGTGCACAAGGGGCTGGGCGAAATGCAGACCCTGGCGGCCGGGGTAGGCGATCTCAAACGTGTGCTGACCAATGTGAAATCGCGCGGCACCTGGGGGGAAGTGCAGCTGGGCATGCTGATCGAACAGATCATGACGCCGGCTCAATATGGCCGCAACGTCAAGCCCATCCCGGGCAGCGACGAACTGGTCGAATTTGCCATCCGCCTGCCGGGCCGGGGTGACGGCGGCGTGCCCGTGTGGCTGCCAATCGATGCCAAGTTTCCGAAAGAAGAATATGAGCGCCTGGTGGATGCCCAAGACCGCGCCGACGTGGAAGCGGTGCGATCAGCCGGCGTGGCGTTTGAACGGGGGGTCGAACTCGAAGGCAAACGCATCGGCACCAAGTACGTCGCGCCGCCGCACACCACCGACTTTGCCATCATGTTCCTGCCTACCGAAGGCCTGTATGCCGAGGTGCTTCGGCGCACGGCCCTGATGGACCGGCTGCAGGCCCTGCGTATCAACGTGGCCGGCCCGAGCAATCTGTCGGCCCTGCTCAATAGCCTGCAGATGGGATTCCGCACCCTGGCCATCGAGCAACGGTCGTCCGAAGTCTGGAACGTGCTGGGCGCGGTCAAGTCCGAGTTCGGCAAGTTTGGCGAGGCCCTGGCCAGCGTGAAGAAAACGCTCGAAACCGCCAGCAACAAGATCGGCCAGACGGAAACCCGGACTCGTGCGATGCTTCGCAACTTGAAGAGCGTGGAGGCCCTGCCGGAGACCGAAGCACAGCGTCTGCTCGGCACGCGGCCCGAAGATATGGCAAGCGAAGAAGCGGACGACGCCGCGGCCAGCCCCGGTTGA
- a CDS encoding acyl-CoA dehydrogenase family protein translates to MDRFSTHEIDNQVDPLPDYSLFTSDDALREGVHREGAAAFVPALEAHGAWLGLASTRDAGRLANRHPPELIAFDQVGRRVDRIECHPAWTTLLTGMWTQGLHTRSTAAHSPGEPSSPSSPSATNGPASKAATFPGSHVARIAGYLMQGQVEAGTLCPTTMTFAAHVVLEDEPAGEIDFARDWLPAMRSTDFDPSDQPISHKRSALIGMGLTEKQGGSDLRDTRTRAAPLNASGASGASGTAGRGQAYRLVGHKWFYSVPQSDAHLVLAQADSGLSCFFVPRWRPDGTRNAVHIQRLKDKLGNRSNPSAEVEFCDAWGVMVGEPGRGLQVLLNMATLTRLDCVAGSAALLRQAVVQAMHHCAGRKAFGARLLDQPLMRHVLADLALESEAATALALRLAGAFDRPDDLLERAIRRIVTPAAKYWVTKRAVAAIGECLETWGGNGYVETGPMPRLYREAPVNAIWEGSGNVMCLDVQRAIAREPESFAVLVAELRNSVGIYPAYDRALDECLVLCAEASPYQARRAASLLALLLQSAILMRHAPLAVSQAFIAARLGASSWLAGDGGVPEALVDPILARAWPPSVVVAPETTLTDDPA, encoded by the coding sequence ATGGATCGCTTCAGTACCCACGAGATCGACAACCAGGTCGATCCGCTTCCCGACTATTCCCTGTTCACGAGCGATGACGCCCTGCGTGAGGGCGTGCATCGCGAAGGCGCCGCGGCCTTCGTGCCAGCGCTGGAAGCGCACGGCGCGTGGCTGGGACTGGCATCGACCCGCGACGCGGGCAGGCTGGCCAATCGCCATCCGCCGGAATTGATTGCCTTCGACCAGGTCGGGCGCCGTGTCGATCGAATCGAATGCCATCCCGCGTGGACCACTTTGCTCACGGGCATGTGGACGCAAGGACTGCACACCCGTTCCACCGCCGCGCACAGTCCCGGCGAGCCGAGCAGCCCGAGCAGCCCCTCTGCAACGAACGGCCCGGCCAGCAAGGCCGCAACTTTCCCGGGATCGCACGTGGCGCGCATCGCCGGCTACCTGATGCAGGGCCAGGTCGAAGCCGGCACCCTGTGCCCGACCACCATGACCTTCGCGGCGCACGTCGTGCTCGAAGACGAACCCGCTGGCGAGATCGACTTTGCACGCGACTGGCTGCCTGCGATGCGGTCCACCGACTTCGACCCGTCGGACCAACCCATCTCGCACAAACGATCGGCGCTGATCGGCATGGGCCTGACCGAAAAGCAGGGCGGTTCCGACCTGCGCGACACGCGCACCCGCGCGGCGCCCCTGAACGCGTCCGGCGCGTCCGGCGCCTCCGGCACAGCGGGCCGCGGCCAGGCCTACAGGCTGGTCGGCCACAAGTGGTTTTATTCCGTGCCGCAGTCCGACGCACACTTGGTGCTGGCACAGGCCGATAGCGGATTAAGCTGCTTTTTCGTGCCGCGCTGGCGGCCCGACGGCACGCGCAATGCGGTGCACATCCAGCGGCTGAAAGACAAACTGGGCAACCGCAGCAATCCCAGCGCCGAAGTGGAATTTTGCGATGCCTGGGGCGTGATGGTCGGTGAACCCGGGCGAGGCCTGCAGGTGCTGTTGAACATGGCCACGCTGACGCGGCTCGATTGCGTGGCCGGCAGCGCCGCGCTGTTGCGGCAGGCAGTGGTGCAGGCCATGCACCATTGCGCCGGACGGAAGGCATTCGGCGCACGGCTGCTTGACCAACCCCTGATGCGGCATGTGCTGGCTGACCTGGCGCTGGAAAGCGAAGCGGCCACGGCCCTGGCCTTGCGGCTGGCCGGCGCATTCGACCGGCCCGACGATCTGCTGGAACGCGCGATCCGCCGTATCGTCACGCCCGCGGCCAAATACTGGGTGACCAAACGTGCGGTGGCCGCGATTGGCGAATGCCTGGAAACCTGGGGCGGCAATGGCTATGTCGAAACCGGGCCTATGCCGCGCCTGTATCGCGAAGCGCCGGTCAATGCCATCTGGGAAGGGTCGGGAAACGTCATGTGCCTGGATGTGCAGCGCGCGATCGCCCGCGAGCCCGAGTCGTTTGCGGTGCTGGTGGCCGAGCTTCGCAACAGCGTCGGCATCTACCCCGCCTACGACCGGGCGCTGGATGAATGCCTGGTGCTGTGCGCCGAGGCGTCCCCCTACCAGGCCCGCCGCGCCGCCAGCCTGCTGGCCTTGTTGCTGCAAAGCGCGATCCTGATGCGACATGCGCCCCTGGCGGTGTCGCAGGCCTTTATCGCGGCGCGACTGGGCGCATCGAGCTGGCTGGCGGGCGATGGCGGCGTGCCCGAGGCGCTGGTTGATCCGATTCTTGCGCGGGCGTGGCCACCGTCAGTGGTGGTCGCGCCCGAGACGACGCTGACCGACGATCCGGCCTGA